The DNA segment AACGGCTGATGGAGCGCGAGCAGGACCCCACCAAGGCGTGGAAGCTCAGCGCCAGCGACTGGCGCGAGCGGCAGTACTGGGACGACTACCAGCGCGCATACGAAGACGCCATCAGCAACTGCAGCACGCCGCACGCGCCCTGGTACGTGGTGCCCGCCGACAAGAAGTGGTTCCGCAACCTGGCCATCGCCGAGGTGCTGGCGGGCACCCTGCGCCAGCACGTGCCCACCTGGCGGGCGGCGCTGGACTCCATGAGCGCCGCCCGCGTGGCGGAGCTGCGCACGTACCGCGAGGGGCTGAACGCGCAGTAGGTCTCACGCGGAGAAAAGCCGCGGCCCGGGGCGCGCCACACTGTCCTCCTCACACGACCACGAGCCAGTCCGCGAAGGCGGACTTCGTGTGGTTGTTGCAGCGAATTCATTCGCCCGTGGGCGGCCAGCCAGAGATTCCACACCCGCAACCATTTCCGATGACCATCTCCACCCGCTCCGCCTCGCACGTATCCGACAAGGCCAGCCGCTTCACCGAGTCCGTCATCCGCGAGATGACGCGCGAGGCCATGAAGTACGGCGCCATCAACCTGGCGCAGGGATTTCCCGACTTCGGCGCGCCGGAGGCCATCAAGCAGGCGGCGATGGATGCGATCGCGGCCGACGTCAACCAGTACGCCATCACCTGGGGCGCGCGCGACTTCCGGCAGGCGCTGGCGCACAAGACGGCGTGGCACCTGGGGATGGAGATCGATCCCGAGCGCGAGGTCACCGTTACCTGCGGCAGCACCGAGGCCATGATCGCCACGCTGATGGCCACGGTGAACCCCGGCGAGGAAGTGATCGTCTTCGAGCCGTTCTACGAGAACTACGGGCCCGACGCCATCCTGTCGGGCGCCAGCCCGGTGTACGTCAAGCTCTACGCGCCCACCTGGAGCTTCGACCGCGACGAGCTGCGCGCCGCCTTTTCCGGATGCACGCGGGCCATCATCCTGTGCAATCCCAACAACCCCGTGGGCAAGGTGTTCACCCGCGAGGAGATGGAGTTCATCGCCGGGCTGTGCCGCGAGCACGACGTGCTGTGCATCACCGACGAGATCTACGAGCACATCCTCTACTCGCACGCCGACGGCACGCCGGCGCGGCACATCTGCATGGCGCAGCTGGACGGGATGCGCGAGCGGACGGTGGTGGTCAACTCCATGTCGAAGACCTATTCCGTCACAGGGTGGCGCGTGGGCTACTGCATCGCCCCGCCCCAGATCACCAGCGCCATCCGCAAGGTGCACGACTTCCTTACCGTCGGCGCGGCGGCCCCGCTGCAGGCGGCGGGGGCGTTCGCGCTGTCGCTGCCGCCGGAGTACTACCACAAGCTGCGCGCCGACTACCAGGCGCGGCTGGACCTGGTCCTTCCCGCGCTGGAAAAGGCCGGGTTCGGCGTAACGCGGCCGGAGGGCGCGTACTACGTGATGACCGACATCAGCGCGTTCGGATTCGGGAACGACGTGGAGTTCGCCATGCACCTGGTGCGCGAGATCGGCGTGGCGTGCGTGCCCGGCAGCAGCTTCTACCACC comes from the Longimicrobium sp. genome and includes:
- a CDS encoding pyridoxal phosphate-dependent aminotransferase, which codes for MTISTRSASHVSDKASRFTESVIREMTREAMKYGAINLAQGFPDFGAPEAIKQAAMDAIAADVNQYAITWGARDFRQALAHKTAWHLGMEIDPEREVTVTCGSTEAMIATLMATVNPGEEVIVFEPFYENYGPDAILSGASPVYVKLYAPTWSFDRDELRAAFSGCTRAIILCNPNNPVGKVFTREEMEFIAGLCREHDVLCITDEIYEHILYSHADGTPARHICMAQLDGMRERTVVVNSMSKTYSVTGWRVGYCIAPPQITSAIRKVHDFLTVGAAAPLQAAGAFALSLPPEYYHKLRADYQARLDLVLPALEKAGFGVTRPEGAYYVMTDISAFGFGNDVEFAMHLVREIGVACVPGSSFYHRPEDGANQVRFCFCKKDETLLGAVERLAKLV